The following nucleotide sequence is from Trifolium pratense cultivar HEN17-A07 linkage group LG2, ARS_RC_1.1, whole genome shotgun sequence.
AAACAAGTATAGATTGGATAACGGGAATGAAAGATATCAAACTAAGAGACCTTCCAAGTTTTATTAGAGTCACGGATCTAAATGatattatgtttgattttatggGTTCCGAAGCACAAAATTGTATAAAATCGTCAACAATTTTAATCAACACATTTGAAGAATTGGAAGAAGAAGCCCTTTACACTCTTAGGGCCAAAAACCCAAACATATATAGCATTGGTCCACTTCATATATCTGATAGGAACTTTCCAGAGAAAGAACGTGGTTTTAAGAAAAGTGGTTCAAGTTTATGGAAAAATGATCCAAAATGTATAAAATGGTTGAATAAATGGAAGCCCGACTCAGTCTTATATGTTAATTATGGAAGTATAACTGTTATGACAAATCATCATTTGAATGAATTTGCTTGGGGAATAGCAAATAGCAAGTTACCATTTTTATGGATAATGAGGCCAGATGCAGTAATGGGTGAAGAAACATCAAATTTACCACAAGAGTTTCTAGATGAAGTTAAGGATAGAGGATACATAACTAGTTGGTGCTCTAAAGATCAAGTGCTTGCTCATCCGTCGATTGGAGTCTTTCTAACTCATTGTGGTTGGaattctacaaccgaagctaTTTCTTCGGGTGTGCCTACTATTTGTTGGCCTTTCTTTGCTGAGCAACAAACAAATTGTAGGTATTTATGCAACAATTGGGAAATGGGGATGGAAATTAACCATGACGTGAAAAGGGAGGAGATAACAAAACTTGTGATGGAAATGATGGAGGgaaaaaagggaaaagaaatGAAACAAAAGAGCTTAGAGTggaaaaagaaagcaaaaaatgCTACCGATTTAAAAGGATCGTCATACAATAATTTTCACAAGTTAATTACGGAGGTTCTTCATCGCAACGCTATTTGAATCCTATTATCACTGGTCTAATGTGAAATTATCTTGTTCTGTTACTTTATTTAAATTACTTCTTGTTTAAGGAAACATTGTctcctttttccttttttttttcttttcatgatGTTACAATTGGGTTGACAAAGTGGCAAGCAATATTGTAACTAATGTTgcttcattaattttttttattatattcctAGTTGTATTGCTCatttgattgattaagaaatttaatagttttgttttggagagagaaataaatgtttttgtttttccttaaTGTTAGCTCTTATGAGAATGATGTTAAGAGTATGAaagtttcaaaaaaattgtatcaaaaATATAAAGTAGAATGGGTTTTGTTAAGATTACGGAATGagtatttatacttttttttcaataaagcCAAATCAGAAACATGCCGAAGTAGAAAACAAGGGTGCAGGAAGTAAGTATCAAGTGCAAAAGTAGTAAGGCCCAAATCAGGAAGAAGCggcagaaaaataaaaagaggagGCGCAAATAGCATTCTGGCCCATAACGAGTTTACTCGTCCAtaattaaaatctttttttttaaggatccATAATTAAAATCTTATTCTTCAAAATAGTCAATCGTtggttggttcagtggtgattggcgctgaatttggtagggaggactacgggtcgatcccccgcaactgcgatcgggagggggctggaaccacttgatgtcagaactgacccccgaaccagattaaactggttgtgaaaaccaaaaaaaaagaactattatttttaaccgggaaaatactattattttttgcgtaaacaaaaaaaaactaaaatctaAAATACTACTCCTTCATgttctaaatataagagaaaatttactttttaagattcattaaaaatctaatgtatttaatcCATAATTAAGATCAAATGCATTTGATTCTCaattgaatctaaaaagtaaagtttatcttatatttagaaccggagggagtattatttttagaagaaaaaaatattaagtatttatattaatcattaaatcaaatttgaataaaattataaCATATTAGCAATCAATCTAAGAGTCATCTTTTCACACCCTCCGAGCTTCTTATGCACCACCTGACTTTCTTTTTTACCCCCCGCCTCCTGTTGGTTACACAGCGAATGTGTAAAATTGCAAAAactgagagaaaaaaaaaacctctctTGGCTACACAACCAATGGATTGCGCATTTCAAACAACGAACTGGtctgcagaaagaaaaaaaaaaaaaaaacagtctCACATGCAGTCAAATGTGATTGACATGTGACAAAATGTGATTGCCCTTGTGTATGGTTGTAACATAGCTTCAACCAATCAAATTATTCGGTGAATTCTATAAATTGACATCATTTGTGCCAAAAAAATTCACTCATTCTCTCCATTCTCTCATActttcattttttgttgttttaattttgtttgtttcgTGCAAACGGTTGCATAGTTTGTCGTCGGTTAGTCATATTGCTCCTACCATTGTTCTTTAGTCACCATGGTTGGGAGAAATATGATAATCGACAAGGGACTTTTTATGGACAAATTTGAAATAATATGACTAACCGAGAGGCATCTGTTCTGATTTACTTTTACCCCAAGATAGACTTTTTCATGTTATTTTTCTGTCTAAACATTGTTGCAATgtaattttggttttgtttttattaaaaatta
It contains:
- the LOC123909986 gene encoding linamarin synthase 1-like; this encodes MDQKPHAVLVPYPAQGHVNPFMQLAKLLRCNGFHITFVNTEFNHKRLIKSLGEEFVKGLPDFQFETIPDGLPESDKDATQDIPMLCDAIRNNFYVPFKELVNKLNTSSPHIPVTCIIADGLLAFAGRVAKDLGIQEVQFWTASACGFLGYLHYDELVKRGILPFKDEKFVSDGTLETSIDWITGMKDIKLRDLPSFIRVTDLNDIMFDFMGSEAQNCIKSSTILINTFEELEEEALYTLRAKNPNIYSIGPLHISDRNFPEKERGFKKSGSSLWKNDPKCIKWLNKWKPDSVLYVNYGSITVMTNHHLNEFAWGIANSKLPFLWIMRPDAVMGEETSNLPQEFLDEVKDRGYITSWCSKDQVLAHPSIGVFLTHCGWNSTTEAISSGVPTICWPFFAEQQTNCRYLCNNWEMGMEINHDVKREEITKLVMEMMEGKKGKEMKQKSLEWKKKAKNATDLKGSSYNNFHKLITEVLHRNAI